The following proteins come from a genomic window of Flavobacteriaceae bacterium MAR_2010_188:
- a CDS encoding ATP synthase F0 subcomplex A subunit — translation MQINTFKTIILSFFLSISFMVKAVNDETKEQEKFNTNELIFHHITDSHGFHVFGDVSIPLPVILFTDNGLVAFMSSEFHHDVNGEVIVEKGGQRFINLQEEIYSLNDGATSVQFDAEHHPENASKPYDFSITKNVFSMFLSLLLMLGLFLTAAASYKKSENNVPTGVGKFLEPIIVFIRDDVAIPNIGHNYRKYMPFLLTLFFFIWLNNIFGIIPFFPFSSNLSGNIAFTMALAVVVFIVTLFSSKKSYWKHMLWMPGVPVPMKLFLAPIEFLGMFVKPIALMIRLFANITAGHVIILSLISLIFVLETIWVAPVSVIFVVFISVIEVLVVAIQAYIFTLLSALYIGQAMEDEH, via the coding sequence ATGCAAATCAACACTTTTAAGACTATAATCCTTAGTTTTTTTCTTTCCATTTCATTCATGGTCAAGGCCGTAAATGATGAAACGAAAGAACAAGAAAAATTCAATACCAACGAATTGATTTTCCACCACATCACCGACAGTCATGGCTTTCATGTTTTTGGTGATGTCTCTATTCCGCTTCCTGTAATTTTATTTACGGACAATGGTTTGGTTGCTTTTATGTCTAGTGAATTCCATCATGATGTAAATGGTGAAGTCATTGTAGAAAAAGGTGGTCAGAGATTCATAAATCTACAAGAAGAAATTTATTCCTTAAATGATGGTGCGACGTCTGTTCAGTTTGATGCTGAACACCATCCAGAGAATGCTTCAAAACCTTACGATTTTTCTATCACCAAGAACGTTTTCTCAATGTTTCTTTCACTGTTGCTAATGCTAGGTTTATTTCTTACTGCGGCAGCTTCATATAAAAAATCTGAAAATAACGTTCCTACCGGAGTTGGTAAGTTTTTAGAACCGATTATCGTATTTATTAGAGATGACGTCGCCATTCCTAACATCGGTCATAACTACAGAAAGTACATGCCGTTTTTGTTGACATTGTTCTTCTTTATCTGGCTTAATAATATTTTTGGAATCATTCCATTCTTTCCGTTTAGCAGTAATTTAAGTGGAAACATAGCTTTTACCATGGCTTTGGCGGTGGTAGTTTTTATCGTTACTCTTTTCAGCAGTAAAAAGAGCTATTGGAAGCACATGCTTTGGATGCCAGGCGTGCCCGTACCAATGAAGCTTTTCTTAGCCCCGATTGAGTTTCTTGGAATGTTCGTGAAGCCAATTGCACTGATGATTCGATTGTTTGCTAATATTACCGCAGGACATGTAATTATCTTAAGCTTAATATCATTGATATTTGTGTTAGAAACTATTTGGGTGGCTCCGGTCTCTGTTATATTTGTGGTTTTTATAAGCGTTATAGAAGTGTTGGTTGTGGCAATCCAAGCCTATATATTTACATTATTGTCTGCACTTTATATTGGGCAGGCCATGGAAGATGAACATTAA
- a CDS encoding hypothetical protein (manually curated) — MKLISLLSITILTIIFAMFYNCSTSKQLQEPAPIQIGEAFYQYWTAGVQGGGAGVDVYLPVVNNPDNIQVDSIYFRNMGAKLDLVGQSKDLLVGHLINGQNKQEDLILSIDPNEEYKNQLPKEAVVMPFVIKDDECIISYNEKGIVKYFKVSGILEKESNNLPNIIKNN, encoded by the coding sequence ATGAAACTTATCTCCTTACTTTCAATAACAATACTTACTATAATTTTTGCAATGTTCTACAACTGTTCAACCTCTAAGCAATTACAGGAACCAGCGCCAATACAGATAGGGGAAGCCTTTTACCAGTATTGGACCGCTGGAGTACAAGGTGGCGGAGCAGGAGTAGATGTTTATCTACCCGTTGTAAATAATCCAGATAATATTCAAGTAGACTCTATCTACTTTAGAAATATGGGTGCAAAATTGGATCTTGTCGGACAATCCAAAGATTTGTTGGTTGGGCATCTGATTAATGGTCAGAATAAACAAGAGGATTTAATTCTCAGTATCGACCCTAATGAAGAATATAAAAATCAGCTTCCAAAAGAGGCGGTGGTTATGCCATTTGTTATTAAAGATGATGAATGTATAATTTCCTATAACGAAAAAGGAATTGTAAAATATTTCAAGGTTAGTGGTATCCTGGAAAAGGAATCAAACAACCTTCCCAACATCATTAAGAACAATTAA
- a CDS encoding ATP synthase F1 subcomplex gamma subunit, whose translation MANLKEIRNRIASVSSTMQITSAMKMVSAAKLKKAQDAITAMRPYSEKLSELLQNLSASLDADASSKYADQRIVKNVLLVPVTSNRGLAGAFNSNIIKETNNLISQEYKDKKVSVITIGKKANDALKKKTEILANRSDIYDDLNFDGVSEIADVLMQKFISGEADKIVLVYNKFKNAATQEIMVEQFLPIEPMAKDVNVNLDYIFEPEKIEIVEQLIPKSLKTQLFKAIRDSFASEHGARMTAMHKATDNATELRDQLKLTYNKARQASITNEILEIVGGAEALNN comes from the coding sequence ATGGCCAACTTAAAAGAAATTAGAAACAGGATTGCGTCAGTGTCTTCGACAATGCAGATTACCAGTGCCATGAAAATGGTTTCTGCTGCTAAGTTGAAGAAAGCACAAGATGCCATTACTGCAATGCGTCCTTATTCTGAAAAGTTATCTGAGCTTTTACAAAATCTTAGCGCATCCTTGGATGCAGATGCAAGCAGCAAATACGCCGACCAAAGAATCGTTAAAAATGTTCTTTTGGTGCCAGTTACTTCTAATAGAGGTCTTGCAGGAGCTTTTAACTCTAATATTATCAAGGAGACCAATAATTTGATTTCCCAAGAATACAAGGACAAAAAAGTCTCAGTAATCACTATCGGTAAAAAAGCGAACGATGCTCTTAAAAAGAAAACTGAAATTTTAGCTAACAGAAGTGATATCTACGACGATTTAAATTTTGATGGTGTTTCTGAAATCGCTGATGTTTTGATGCAAAAATTTATTTCGGGCGAAGCCGATAAAATTGTTCTTGTATATAACAAGTTCAAAAATGCCGCGACCCAAGAAATAATGGTTGAGCAATTCTTGCCAATCGAACCGATGGCTAAAGATGTCAATGTAAATCTTGATTACATTTTTGAACCTGAAAAAATCGAAATCGTAGAACAATTAATTCCAAAATCGCTAAAGACGCAATTGTTTAAAGCGATTAGAGATTCTTTCGCGAGTGAGCATGGCGCGCGTATGACTGCGATGCATAAAGCGACCGATAACGCAACAGAATTAAGAGATCAACTTAAGTTAACATACAACAAAGCAAGACAGGCTTCTATTACTAACGAAATCTTAGAAATCGTTGGTGGTGCTGAAGCTTTGAACAACTAA
- a CDS encoding protein CcmA, bactofilin family codes for MFTDKKRGNMAETTTQQNLIAKGTTMTGDIISDGDFRIEGTIQGNIKTPGKVVLGRTGFINGTLKGANADIEGKFSGKLMLSETLSLKSTAHVEGEVEVGKLAVEPGATFNATCVMKGTIKELTNGGNQPRRAETREENGKPA; via the coding sequence ATGTTCACAGACAAAAAAAGAGGTAATATGGCAGAAACAACAACCCAGCAAAACTTAATTGCTAAAGGCACTACAATGACCGGAGACATCATAAGCGACGGTGATTTTAGGATTGAAGGAACAATACAAGGTAACATTAAGACCCCAGGGAAAGTGGTCCTAGGAAGAACCGGTTTCATCAACGGAACATTAAAGGGCGCTAATGCCGATATAGAAGGTAAATTTTCTGGGAAGCTTATGCTTTCAGAAACTTTATCCCTAAAATCTACCGCACACGTTGAAGGCGAGGTAGAGGTTGGGAAGCTTGCAGTAGAACCAGGCGCAACATTTAACGCAACCTGCGTTATGAAAGGAACCATAAAAGAACTAACCAACGGTGGAAACCAACCAAGAAGAGCAGAAACAAGAGAAGAAAACGGCAAACCCGCTTAA
- a CDS encoding ATP synthase F0 subcomplex B subunit, with protein sequence MDNPLVNPDLGLIFWTTLAFFILLFILGKFAWKPILGAVNDREKSINDALAEAEKARLDMRNLKADNERILQEARAERENLLKEAREIKNKMISDAKDEAQNQANKMIAQAEAAIESEKKSAMAELKSQVAVLAVEIAEKVVREELSNKDKQLNLVESMLGEATLTK encoded by the coding sequence ATGGATAATCCTTTAGTAAATCCCGATTTAGGTCTTATATTTTGGACCACTTTGGCTTTCTTCATTTTACTTTTCATCTTAGGTAAATTTGCTTGGAAACCAATTCTTGGTGCAGTAAACGACAGAGAGAAATCTATCAACGACGCATTGGCAGAAGCTGAGAAAGCGCGTTTAGATATGAGAAATCTTAAGGCAGATAATGAGCGTATTTTGCAAGAGGCTAGAGCTGAAAGGGAAAACCTGCTTAAAGAGGCTAGAGAGATAAAGAACAAAATGATTTCTGATGCTAAGGATGAAGCTCAAAACCAAGCAAACAAAATGATTGCTCAGGCGGAAGCAGCGATAGAAAGCGAAAAAAAATCGGCAATGGCAGAATTGAAGAGTCAAGTTGCTGTTCTTGCTGTAGAAATCGCAGAAAAAGTAGTTCGAGAAGAATTATCCAATAAAGATAAGCAGTTAAATTTAGTTGAGTCAATGTTGGGCGAAGCTACCTTAACAAAATAA
- a CDS encoding ATP synthase F1 subcomplex alpha subunit: MAEVKPAEISAILKQQISGFDSSASLDEVGTVLTVGDGIVRAYGLANVQYGELVEFEGGLEGIVLNLEEDNVGIVLLGHSKLVKEGSIVKRTKRIASINVGEGIVGRVVDTLGSPIDGKGAIQGETYEMPLERKAPGVIFRQPVNEPLQTGIKSIDAMIPVGRGQRELVIGDRQTGKTTVCIDTILNQKEFYDAGEPVYCIYVAIGQKASTVANIAQILEDKGALAYTTIVAANASDPAPMQVYAPFAGAAIGEYFRDTGRPALIVYDDLSKQAVAYREVSLLLRRPPGREAYPGDVFYLHSRLLERSAKVIANDEIVKDMNDLPDSLKPLVKGGGSLTALPIIETQAGDVSAYIPTNVISITDGQIFLDGDLFNSGVRPAINVGISVSRVGGNAQIKSMKKVAGTLKLDQAQFRELEAFAKFGSDLDNATLNVIEKGRRNVEILKQAQNDPYTVEDQVAIIYAGSKNLLRDVPVEKVKEFERDYLEFLNAKHRDTLDSLKAGKLTDEVTDTLSSVAKELSAKYRK; this comes from the coding sequence ATGGCAGAAGTAAAACCGGCTGAAATATCAGCAATCTTAAAACAACAAATTTCAGGCTTTGATTCATCGGCAAGTTTAGACGAAGTTGGAACAGTTTTAACTGTAGGCGATGGTATTGTTAGAGCATACGGTCTAGCTAACGTTCAATACGGAGAATTAGTAGAATTTGAAGGTGGGCTAGAAGGTATTGTACTTAACTTAGAGGAAGATAACGTAGGTATCGTATTATTGGGTCATTCTAAATTGGTTAAGGAAGGTTCTATAGTAAAACGTACCAAGAGAATTGCATCGATAAATGTTGGTGAAGGAATCGTTGGTCGTGTTGTTGATACTTTAGGTAGCCCAATCGATGGTAAAGGTGCAATACAAGGTGAAACTTACGAAATGCCATTAGAGCGTAAAGCTCCTGGTGTAATCTTTCGTCAACCGGTAAATGAACCATTACAAACAGGTATTAAATCTATTGATGCCATGATTCCAGTAGGACGTGGACAAAGAGAACTTGTTATTGGTGACCGTCAGACTGGTAAAACTACAGTTTGTATTGATACCATCTTAAATCAAAAAGAATTTTACGACGCAGGGGAACCTGTTTATTGTATCTATGTTGCAATTGGTCAAAAAGCATCGACTGTTGCTAACATCGCACAAATATTAGAAGACAAAGGCGCACTAGCTTATACTACGATTGTAGCAGCTAACGCTTCCGATCCTGCACCGATGCAAGTTTATGCACCATTTGCAGGTGCGGCTATTGGAGAATACTTTAGGGATACTGGTAGACCAGCCCTTATTGTATATGATGATTTATCTAAACAAGCCGTAGCATACCGTGAGGTTTCATTATTATTACGTAGACCTCCAGGACGTGAGGCTTACCCAGGTGACGTTTTCTATCTTCACTCTCGTTTGTTAGAGCGTTCTGCAAAAGTAATTGCAAATGATGAAATCGTTAAGGATATGAACGATTTACCAGATTCTTTGAAGCCTTTGGTAAAAGGAGGAGGTTCTTTAACTGCACTTCCTATTATCGAAACTCAAGCGGGTGACGTATCTGCTTATATTCCTACCAACGTAATCTCGATTACTGATGGTCAGATATTCTTGGATGGTGATTTGTTTAACTCTGGGGTTCGTCCAGCGATTAACGTAGGTATTTCGGTATCTCGTGTTGGTGGTAACGCACAGATTAAATCAATGAAAAAAGTAGCAGGGACTTTAAAATTAGACCAAGCACAGTTCCGTGAATTGGAAGCTTTTGCAAAATTCGGATCGGATTTGGATAATGCTACTTTGAATGTAATTGAAAAAGGTAGAAGAAACGTTGAAATTCTTAAGCAAGCACAAAATGATCCGTACACTGTAGAAGATCAAGTTGCTATCATTTATGCAGGTTCTAAAAACTTGTTAAGAGATGTGCCGGTAGAAAAAGTAAAAGAATTCGAAAGAGATTATTTAGAATTTTTGAACGCTAAGCATAGAGATACATTAGATTCTCTAAAAGCTGGAAAATTGACGGATGAAGTAACAGATACTTTATCTAGTGTTGCTAAAGAGCTTTCAGCGAAATATAGAAAGTAG
- a CDS encoding Putative F0F1-ATPase subunit Ca2+/Mg2+ transporter — protein METNQEEQKQEKKTANPLNSYAKYSTIVIQMVVIIGVGTYAGIKLDEHYSDGGNTWTLVLSLASVCIALYFVIRRILAPSKYD, from the coding sequence GTGGAAACCAACCAAGAAGAGCAGAAACAAGAGAAGAAAACGGCAAACCCGCTTAACTCCTACGCTAAGTATAGCACCATTGTTATCCAAATGGTTGTTATTATTGGCGTCGGTACCTATGCAGGTATAAAATTAGACGAACATTATTCTGATGGAGGCAACACTTGGACGCTGGTCTTATCTTTAGCCTCAGTTTGTATTGCATTATATTTCGTGATTAGACGTATACTTGCACCTTCAAAATACGATTGA
- a CDS encoding ATP synthase F0 subcomplex C subunit yields the protein MSLALLQEAVTIGYGPMAAIGAGLAAIGGGIGVGRIGASAMEAMARQPEMQGKLQGSAIVLVAFIEAIALFAVVVSFLAMDA from the coding sequence ATGAGTTTAGCATTATTACAAGAAGCCGTTACAATAGGATATGGTCCTATGGCTGCAATTGGAGCAGGACTTGCTGCAATCGGTGGTGGAATCGGTGTGGGTAGAATCGGTGCTTCTGCAATGGAAGCAATGGCTCGTCAACCAGAAATGCAAGGGAAACTTCAAGGTTCTGCGATTGTATTGGTTGCCTTTATTGAGGCAATTGCACTTTTCGCGGTTGTTGTATCCTTCCTTGCTATGGATGCTTAA
- a CDS encoding ATP synthase F1 subcomplex delta subunit, producing MAGERAAYRYAKAAFSLSKDEKATEAVNGDMATIYKTVDSHKDLKNMLYSPVVKSQDKKAVLFRVFTDLHKTTVNTIDVMITNNRIYLLADVAKRFTALYDEFKGTQTAKVTTAVPLSEELKVQVLTKVKELTAKEVEVENVVDPSIIGGFILRVGDVQYDASIANKLNKLKREFSLN from the coding sequence ATGGCGGGAGAAAGAGCAGCATATCGTTACGCAAAGGCGGCATTTTCATTATCCAAAGATGAAAAAGCCACAGAAGCTGTTAATGGCGATATGGCAACCATCTATAAGACTGTCGATTCACATAAAGATTTAAAAAACATGCTTTATAGTCCGGTGGTTAAATCCCAGGATAAAAAGGCGGTTCTCTTCAGGGTTTTCACCGATTTGCATAAAACAACCGTCAATACTATTGATGTTATGATAACCAATAATAGAATCTATTTATTGGCAGATGTAGCAAAACGATTTACGGCACTTTACGATGAATTTAAAGGAACTCAAACCGCTAAGGTTACTACGGCAGTACCTTTATCAGAAGAACTTAAAGTGCAAGTACTAACTAAAGTAAAAGAACTTACAGCTAAGGAAGTAGAGGTAGAGAATGTTGTGGACCCGAGCATTATAGGCGGATTTATATTAAGGGTTGGCGATGTGCAGTACGATGCAAGTATCGCCAATAAGCTTAATAAGTTAAAAAGAGAATTTTCATTAAACTAA
- a CDS encoding ring-1,2-phenylacetyl-CoA epoxidase subunit PaaE — protein MLQSNEISIFFVIFAKILSMSQFHTLVVSDIKRDTAKAVSINFSIPDNLKSDYKYIAGQYITLKTSLDGKEIRRDYSLCSSPNSGDLMVAVKEVEDGLFSKYANRNLNVGDRLEVSTPNGRFTFDADSSKSRHIVCFAAGSGITPILSIIKSVLEDEPNSSVSIMYGNKSIADTMFYDELSTLKEKYPERFNIQFVFSQAEENDSIFGRIDVGNSNYFVKNSLVSEEIDAYYLCGPEEMIYSINDLLKGQGVDHDKIKFELFKVKLEEDKDESDVAEGQTEITIMLDDEETTFIMDAKDSVLDAALARDIDAPYSCQGGICSSCLARVTEGEVKMRQNNILTDSEVAEGLVLTCQSHPLTSKVYIDYDDV, from the coding sequence TTGTTACAATCCAATGAGATTTCTATCTTCTTTGTTATTTTTGCAAAAATTTTATCTATGTCACAATTTCATACGCTAGTGGTTTCTGATATAAAAAGAGATACTGCTAAAGCGGTATCCATAAATTTTAGCATCCCTGATAATTTAAAGTCGGATTATAAATACATCGCTGGGCAGTACATTACTTTAAAAACGTCTCTCGATGGCAAAGAAATCCGCAGGGATTATTCCCTTTGTTCTTCGCCCAATAGTGGTGACTTAATGGTTGCTGTTAAAGAAGTGGAAGATGGATTGTTTTCTAAATACGCAAATCGCAATTTAAATGTTGGCGACCGTTTAGAAGTTTCTACCCCTAACGGACGTTTTACCTTTGATGCAGATTCTTCAAAATCGAGACATATTGTTTGTTTTGCAGCGGGAAGTGGAATCACCCCGATTCTTAGTATTATTAAGTCTGTGTTGGAAGATGAACCAAATAGTTCGGTTTCAATTATGTACGGCAATAAGTCTATCGCCGATACCATGTTTTATGATGAATTATCTACGTTAAAAGAAAAATATCCAGAACGCTTCAATATTCAGTTTGTATTTAGTCAGGCCGAAGAGAATGATTCTATATTCGGAAGGATCGATGTTGGCAACAGCAACTATTTTGTGAAAAATTCCCTGGTTAGCGAAGAAATAGACGCCTATTATTTATGTGGCCCAGAGGAAATGATCTACTCAATCAATGACCTACTAAAAGGACAAGGCGTTGATCATGACAAAATTAAATTTGAACTTTTCAAAGTAAAATTAGAAGAAGACAAAGATGAAAGTGACGTCGCAGAAGGTCAGACAGAAATAACCATAATGCTAGACGATGAAGAAACAACCTTTATCATGGATGCCAAGGATTCTGTTCTAGATGCCGCATTGGCTAGGGACATTGACGCTCCTTACTCTTGCCAAGGTGGCATCTGTAGTAGCTGTCTTGCGAGGGTTACCGAAGGTGAAGTTAAAATGAGGCAGAATAATATTTTGACCGATTCTGAAGTTGCCGAAGGTTTGGTTTTAACCTGTCAATCGCATCCGCTAACCTCGAAAGTCTATATAGATTACGATGATGTTTAG
- a CDS encoding ABC-2 type transport system ATP-binding protein, translating into MPLVNLINQDMISTNNLSKSYGSATVLNIEQLDIPKGQSFGLVGNNGAGKTTFFSLLLDLIKPTTGKIENHGIIVSESEDWKPWTSAFIDETFLIGYLTPEEYFYFIGELRGQNKADVDILVSQFEDFFHGEILNQKKYLRDLSKGNQKKAGIVAALIGNPEIIILDEPFANLDPTTQIRLKGIVKDLAETRGTTVLISSHDLMHITDVCERIVVLEKGTVVKDLITSDATLKELEAHFAGTPIS; encoded by the coding sequence ATGCCTTTAGTCAATCTAATTAACCAAGATATGATCTCTACAAATAATCTTTCAAAATCATACGGCAGCGCAACAGTGCTAAACATTGAGCAACTAGATATCCCGAAAGGACAGAGCTTTGGGCTGGTCGGGAATAATGGGGCTGGTAAAACCACTTTTTTTAGCTTATTGCTGGATCTTATAAAACCAACAACTGGCAAAATAGAAAATCATGGGATAATTGTTAGCGAAAGTGAAGATTGGAAACCTTGGACATCTGCTTTTATAGATGAAACTTTTTTGATTGGTTATTTAACCCCAGAAGAATATTTTTACTTTATAGGAGAACTCCGAGGGCAGAACAAGGCAGATGTAGATATTTTGGTTTCTCAATTTGAAGATTTTTTTCATGGAGAAATCCTCAATCAGAAGAAATATTTAAGAGACCTTAGTAAAGGAAACCAGAAGAAAGCCGGAATCGTTGCAGCCCTCATCGGAAATCCAGAAATTATAATTTTAGACGAACCTTTCGCGAATCTAGATCCCACAACTCAAATAAGATTAAAAGGAATAGTTAAGGATTTGGCAGAAACTCGCGGCACCACCGTTCTTATCTCAAGCCACGACCTTATGCACATTACGGATGTCTGCGAAAGAATTGTGGTGCTCGAAAAAGGAACCGTAGTTAAAGACCTCATAACGAGCGATGCTACCCTTAAAGAATTAGAAGCCCATTTTGCCGGCACACCGATTAGCTAA
- a CDS encoding protein involved in gliding motility SprE, protein MNSTLKIVLSLLIALLVVNSCSRKKDKWLNKNFHAMGTKYNILYNGNIALERGREKVDDAFTENYWDLLPVERMQVSEEIMLPGQTKNSDFERAEEKANKAVQKHGMNINGKEVNPQIDEAYLLLGQARYFDQRFVPALQAFNYILFKYPASDKINEAKVWREKTNIRLDNNELAIKNLKRLLKQEKLEDQDFADANAMMAQAYINIQRKDTAITLLQLAAENTKKDNEIARYNYIRGQLYNEFGKKDSANLAFQQVIDLHRKVPRPYYINAHLAQAANFDMNTGDKLAYLEYLTDLEEDRENRPFLNKIYNQKAEFYLQEGKDSLAIAYYNKSLRTNNPDRRLRALNYTRLGDMRFDFSEYKTAGSYYDSTMSNQVLDSKPYRIIKKKRDNLEDVIYYADVAQRHDSILNLVNLSDDDRMALFTAYTDELRLKAEKEEELQVLQERRSNGIVTVENTLPGTIPTLTPESNRATNREQQTFYFYNPQTVAYGRNEFVRVWGDRSLADNWRLSDTRLNQVNLVSGDSTTVATVEQLYDPQYYIDLVPKDVKVIDSLIKDRNYAYYQLGVIYKEKFKENEFAKQRLETLLALQPEDRLILPSKYNLYQIYAEQNNTSKAEEYKSDIINNYSDSRYAEILRNPDTDLTKDMNSPESIYENVYNAYANQDYAQAIQDCEKYIDLFEGEPIVPKFEILKASALGRLYGFARYRDAVNFTALTYPNSPEGKRAIDIMKNAIPLLEKKDFLADDDVYNYKVLYPFAYNETEGIERLRAQLVEIAGRISFYELKISVDTYDEKTKFVVIHGLNNIIGADGFADVLKEDKYKVKRPCYTISSPNYEIIQMHKNLDEYLESK, encoded by the coding sequence TTGAATTCAACTTTAAAAATTGTTTTAAGCTTACTCATAGCACTTCTTGTGGTAAACAGCTGTTCCCGTAAAAAGGATAAATGGCTGAACAAGAATTTCCACGCTATGGGTACCAAGTACAACATCCTATACAACGGAAACATTGCTCTAGAAAGGGGTAGGGAAAAAGTAGATGATGCTTTTACAGAAAATTATTGGGACCTTTTGCCTGTAGAAAGAATGCAGGTTTCCGAAGAGATCATGCTTCCTGGCCAGACCAAGAATTCTGATTTTGAACGTGCCGAAGAGAAAGCCAATAAGGCGGTCCAAAAGCATGGGATGAATATTAATGGGAAAGAAGTAAATCCCCAGATTGATGAAGCTTATCTTCTTTTGGGACAAGCCCGCTATTTTGACCAACGTTTTGTTCCTGCGTTACAAGCCTTCAACTACATTCTGTTTAAATATCCTGCCAGCGATAAAATCAACGAAGCAAAGGTTTGGAGAGAGAAAACCAATATTCGCCTAGACAACAACGAACTTGCCATTAAAAACCTTAAAAGACTTCTAAAACAAGAAAAATTAGAAGACCAGGATTTTGCTGATGCAAATGCAATGATGGCCCAAGCGTATATAAATATTCAAAGAAAGGACACTGCCATTACCTTATTGCAGCTTGCCGCAGAGAATACTAAGAAGGATAATGAGATAGCGCGTTACAACTATATCCGTGGACAACTCTATAATGAATTCGGAAAAAAGGACAGTGCCAATTTAGCCTTTCAGCAAGTTATAGATTTACACAGAAAAGTTCCTAGACCATACTATATCAATGCTCATTTAGCTCAAGCCGCAAATTTTGATATGAACACCGGCGATAAACTAGCCTATCTAGAATATCTGACCGACTTAGAGGAAGACCGAGAAAACAGACCTTTTCTAAATAAAATCTATAATCAAAAAGCGGAGTTTTATCTTCAAGAAGGCAAAGATAGTTTAGCCATAGCTTACTATAACAAATCGTTAAGAACCAATAATCCAGACCGACGACTTAGAGCCTTAAATTATACTAGGCTGGGAGATATGCGTTTTGATTTTTCTGAATATAAAACCGCTGGAAGTTATTACGATAGCACCATGTCTAACCAGGTGCTCGATTCCAAGCCGTATAGAATAATCAAAAAGAAGCGAGATAATCTTGAAGATGTCATTTACTACGCAGATGTTGCTCAAAGGCACGATTCTATATTAAATCTGGTTAATCTTTCGGATGATGATAGAATGGCGCTTTTTACCGCTTACACGGACGAGCTGAGGTTGAAGGCAGAAAAGGAAGAAGAATTACAGGTTTTACAAGAAAGACGGAGCAATGGAATTGTAACAGTAGAAAACACTTTGCCCGGCACCATCCCAACACTTACACCAGAATCCAATAGAGCAACCAATAGAGAACAACAAACGTTTTATTTCTACAACCCGCAGACTGTTGCCTACGGTAGAAATGAGTTTGTTCGGGTTTGGGGAGATAGGTCGCTTGCCGATAATTGGAGGTTATCTGACACCAGATTAAATCAGGTAAATTTAGTTTCGGGTGATTCTACCACAGTCGCGACGGTAGAACAGTTATATGATCCACAGTATTATATAGATTTGGTCCCGAAAGACGTGAAAGTGATAGATAGTCTTATAAAGGACAGAAACTATGCGTATTATCAGCTAGGGGTTATTTATAAGGAGAAATTCAAGGAAAATGAATTTGCTAAACAGAGATTGGAAACTCTTTTAGCGCTTCAACCTGAAGATAGATTGATATTGCCTTCCAAGTATAATCTTTATCAAATTTATGCAGAGCAGAACAATACTTCTAAAGCTGAAGAGTACAAATCTGACATTATAAATAATTACTCCGATTCTCGTTACGCTGAAATTCTCCGTAATCCAGATACAGATTTAACCAAGGACATGAACAGTCCAGAAAGCATTTACGAAAATGTTTATAATGCTTATGCAAATCAGGATTACGCCCAAGCGATTCAAGATTGCGAAAAGTATATCGATTTATTTGAAGGAGAACCGATTGTTCCAAAATTTGAAATTTTAAAAGCTTCTGCACTTGGCAGATTATATGGCTTTGCACGCTATAGAGATGCCGTGAATTTTACCGCATTGACCTATCCAAATTCACCTGAAGGTAAAAGAGCAATCGATATCATGAAGAACGCCATTCCTCTTTTGGAGAAGAAGGATTTTTTAGCCGATGACGATGTTTATAATTACAAAGTCCTTTATCCATTTGCTTACAATGAAACAGAAGGGATAGAAAGACTGAGGGCGCAGTTGGTGGAAATTGCGGGGAGAATCAGTTTTTACGAATTAAAGATTTCGGTAGACACCTATGATGAAAAGACAAAATTTGTGGTCATCCATGGATTAAATAATATTATCGGTGCCGATGGTTTTGCCGATGTGTTGAAAGAGGATAAGTATAAGGTCAAAAGGCCGTGTTACACAATTTCTTCGCCGAACTATGAGATTATTCAAATGCACAAAAACCTTGATGAATATTTAGAATCAAAGTAG